One stretch of Bacteroidales bacterium DNA includes these proteins:
- a CDS encoding phosphate ABC transporter ATP-binding protein gives MQSINSLQIEDKDENVIADSTLDSYVVDPHIRVTNLNLSIGDNHILKDINLNIPSKKITCIIGPSGCGKTTLLRSFNRMHDDSPKVKITGKIFVDDENIYGENIQVIAIRKKMGLLAQRPCPLPMSIYDNVTYGPKLHGAWQRRKLYANTKHYLTEVGLWEEVKDRLKTPANQLSIGQQQRLCLARGLAVEPEIILGDEATSALDPISTKKIEELFVTLKKDYTIILVTHTLRQAKRIADYIAFMYLGKLIEFGTTEQIFNHPQKQLTKDYISGYFS, from the coding sequence ATGCAATCAATAAATTCACTACAGATTGAGGATAAAGACGAGAATGTCATCGCGGATAGTACTCTGGATAGTTATGTGGTTGACCCTCATATTAGAGTAACTAATCTTAACTTAAGCATTGGGGATAATCATATCCTTAAAGATATAAATCTAAATATCCCATCAAAAAAAATAACCTGTATTATTGGTCCGTCAGGATGTGGGAAAACAACCCTTCTTCGCTCGTTTAACCGCATGCACGATGATTCTCCCAAAGTAAAAATTACAGGTAAAATTTTTGTTGATGATGAGAATATTTATGGTGAAAATATTCAAGTAATAGCCATTCGCAAGAAAATGGGACTGCTTGCACAACGACCTTGCCCTCTTCCAATGTCAATTTATGATAATGTTACCTATGGCCCAAAACTACATGGTGCATGGCAACGAAGAAAACTATATGCCAATACAAAGCATTATCTTACTGAGGTTGGTTTGTGGGAAGAAGTAAAGGATCGTTTAAAGACTCCTGCTAATCAACTATCAATTGGACAACAGCAACGCTTATGTCTTGCACGAGGATTGGCAGTTGAACCTGAAATAATTCTGGGTGATGAGGCAACATCTGCACTTGATCCAATTTCTACCAAGAAAATTGAAGAACTCTTTGTTACACTTAAAAAAGATTATACTATAATTCTGGTCACTCACACACTTCGTCAGGCCAAAAGGATTGCCGATTATATTGCATTCATGTATTTGGGCAAATTAATTGAATTTGGAACAACCGAACAAATCTTTAACCATCCTCAAAAGCAATTAACAAAGGACTACATAAGTGGTTATTTTAGCTAG
- the pstA gene encoding phosphate ABC transporter permease PstA: protein MKLLEEKIFKSLMLLSAFAIISILGFILYTIVSKGLPSLSWEMVSKLPGGGFYLGKEGGILNAILGSFYIVIGAVLLALVLSIPVTMYINFYLPKRSFFADTVRFSFDILFGIPSIVYGAFGFAVMIYFGLKASLFGGIVVVGMLITPIIMRSLDEVARLVPKELTEASLSLGATKYEVIKVIIRQLLPGITTAVLLAIGRGIGDAATVLFTAGYTDNIPTSLSHPAATLPLAIFFQLGSPSEEVQNRAYAAALILTIIILVLSLSARYFSRKLSKNKI from the coding sequence ATGAAACTACTAGAGGAGAAAATATTTAAATCATTAATGCTTTTATCAGCTTTCGCAATTATAAGCATTTTAGGTTTTATACTATATACAATTGTTTCAAAGGGACTACCTTCTCTTTCGTGGGAAATGGTTAGTAAGCTCCCTGGAGGAGGTTTTTACCTAGGTAAGGAAGGCGGAATTTTGAATGCTATTTTAGGATCTTTTTATATAGTTATAGGTGCTGTTCTCTTAGCTCTAGTTCTAAGTATACCTGTAACAATGTATATTAATTTTTATTTACCCAAAAGATCTTTCTTTGCTGATACCGTCAGGTTTTCATTTGATATTCTCTTTGGAATACCTTCAATTGTTTATGGGGCATTTGGTTTTGCCGTGATGATCTATTTTGGACTTAAAGCCTCACTCTTCGGTGGAATTGTTGTTGTTGGCATGCTTATAACTCCCATCATTATGCGTTCATTAGATGAGGTTGCTCGGCTTGTTCCAAAAGAACTTACGGAGGCATCTCTATCATTGGGTGCCACAAAATACGAAGTGATAAAAGTAATCATTCGTCAATTATTGCCTGGCATAACCACTGCTGTTCTGCTTGCAATTGGACGGGGTATTGGTGATGCAGCAACAGTGCTTTTCACAGCTGGTTATACCGATAATATTCCTACTTCACTAAGCCACCCTGCAGCTACACTTCCTCTAGCAATCTTCTTTCAATTAGGTAGTCCTTCCGAGGAAGTGCAGAATAGAGCTTACGCTGCTGCGTTAATTTTGACAATTATAATACTAGTTCTTAGTTTATCGGCAAGATATTTTTCAAGGAAACTTTCAAAAAATAAAATTTAA
- the pstC gene encoding phosphate ABC transporter permease subunit PstC — protein MIRFRLFKDKTARLTMLGITIFSLFFLLLIGSGLFYMSLPILKEKNIWVLLTSANWKPFKGEFGFLPYIISTLHVTFIAIVIALPFSLLTSIYLIEYASKKVNNFFSPIVDLLSGIPPVIYGVWGTLTIVPFISEKIAPHFVEFSTGYSVLAGGIVLSVMIIPLLISIFCEVFSAIPNEMREASLSLGATKWQTVKKIVIRKSMPGIVAAIALSISRAFGETIAVLMVCGNIPIIPSSIFDACYPLPALIANNYGEMLSIPSYESALMMAAFLLFIIIVFFNAISRLILNRIERRYQA, from the coding sequence ATGATTCGATTTCGATTATTCAAAGATAAAACAGCCCGGCTAACCATGCTGGGCATTACAATTTTCTCCCTTTTCTTCCTACTTCTTATTGGAAGTGGTCTGTTTTACATGTCTTTACCCATTCTTAAAGAAAAAAATATTTGGGTTTTATTAACTTCAGCTAACTGGAAACCCTTCAAGGGAGAATTTGGATTTCTACCATACATTATTAGTACTTTACATGTAACTTTCATAGCAATTGTAATTGCTCTCCCCTTTTCATTGCTTACAAGTATCTATCTTATAGAATACGCTTCAAAAAAGGTAAATAATTTTTTCTCCCCAATCGTTGATTTATTGTCTGGAATCCCACCTGTTATATATGGAGTGTGGGGTACATTAACTATTGTTCCATTTATATCCGAAAAAATTGCACCTCATTTTGTTGAGTTTTCAACTGGTTATAGCGTATTAGCTGGAGGAATTGTGCTTTCGGTAATGATAATCCCTCTTTTAATAAGTATTTTCTGCGAAGTATTCAGCGCAATACCCAATGAAATGCGAGAGGCATCATTATCACTAGGGGCAACAAAATGGCAAACAGTAAAAAAGATTGTAATTCGAAAATCTATGCCTGGAATCGTTGCAGCCATTGCCTTATCAATATCTCGTGCATTCGGCGAAACCATTGCTGTGCTAATGGTTTGCGGTAACATACCAATAATTCCATCATCAATATTCGATGCTTGTTACCCTCTTCCGGCATTAATTGCTAACAATTATGGTGAGATGCTATCTATTCCTAGCTATGAATCTGCCTTGATGATGGCTGCATTTCTACTATTCATTATTATTGTTTTTTTTAATGCAATTTCGAGATTAATACTTAATCGGATCGAAAGGAGGTATCAAGCATGA